A window of Passer domesticus isolate bPasDom1 chromosome 11, bPasDom1.hap1, whole genome shotgun sequence genomic DNA:
gcgtgGCGGGCGCGCATGGCCGCGATGCAGGCGGGCGAGAAGTCGATGCTGGTGACGTCGGTGTAGCCCAGCTCGTGCAGGTCGTGGCTCAGGGCGCTGTTGCCACAGCCTGTGTGTGGGGCACAGCTCACGCAGGGCTCGGGGTGGTGCTGGCACCCCTGCTCTGTCCCCGTGGTGCAGGGGAGGGTGCgggtgggctggggctgctggggaggggcagtCATGGCTTCGACGCCAATTAATGAGTGTTGGGCTAGGCGCTAATTACCCCTGTCCTGCCAGGTGGGTGCTTTGGGCTCCTGTCCTGGGGCAGCACTGCACACCTGATCCCCGCACCTTGGGGTGGGAGGTGTGGGGAGGCTGGAGGCAGGAAAGAGGCAGGGGGCACCCCCAGTTATCCCTCCCGCGGTGTTGGGGGGCAGGGGCCGGCCGTGGTCCCACGAGCCTGCTGGATAACTCCAGTGGGAAATCAGGGAACTTCGGCGGGGGTGGTTAACCGGGTGCGATGGCGAGAGGGATGGAAGAACTGCTGTCTCAACAGGACACGGGGAGACACGTCCTGTCCGCTACCAAGCCCTCCCCTCGGAGCCGCTCCACCGGGGCTCGGCCGCTCACCGGGGGGGAGAGTGGGTTCTCGGGGAGGGGGGCGGATTTAGGGGCTATTAAACGCAGCTGGCAGCGGCTGATCCGCTAACAGGATCGGTGATTACACCCGCCTAATCCCGCCGGCGGATCAGACCGCAGGTGGCATCACGGGGCGGCTACACCCGCCCCGGCACTGGGGCccccccgccgggccgggctgggcgcaGCTCCCGGTACCGGCCCGGTGCCACACCGCCCCCTGGCGGCCAGCGCCAGCGCTTCCACCGGCGGGACCCCGagccccgcccgcccgccctccACCGGGCACGCCGGGCACGGGGCACGTACCGAGGACGAGGATGCGGTCACCGGGGCGCAGTTCGGGCTCCAGCTGCGGGAGAAAGCgggagagcccccccagccaCTCGCGGGTCTCGGCGCCCTCCCGCCGGTAGAGCGTGTCCCAGAACCGGCGCCGCCCGTAGCGGggggggcgcggcgggcgcgcgCCGCCGCTCCatgcggggctgcggggcgggaGCACCGGGCGCCACGTGCCGCCCGCGCCCCACGTGCGCCTTCCGGGCCGCGCCGGTGCGCCGCGCTCAGCGCTCCGGGCGGAAACGCGGAGCGGAatggcggcggggcggggggcggcggcgctgcggcGGGCAtggcgggagcggcgggcggCGCTGCTGGAGCCCCGCTACACGCCGCTGGTGGCcgcctgcctctgcctggccGAGGGCGGCGTCAACCTCTGGGTCATCCGCAGGGTCCCCTGTGAGTgccggggcccggcccggcgcggcgcTGCCTTGGGCTGACCGCGGGGATGGCGGTGCGGGGACGGGGGCGGCTCGGCCCCGGCGTGGGAGGGATGGCGGGGCTTGTCCCGGGCAGCGCGGGGGCGGGATGCCGGGGCACGGGGACAGTCCGGTCCCTCAGGTGACGGCATCCCGGGCAGGGGGACATGGCCGGGCCCAGCGGGGAcgcggggctgggccggggctcCGGGATGCGGCCGGCAGGGAAGAGCCGCGCTGACAGCGTGGCAGGGTCGGGCTGGCGGGTCTGGAGGTggctcagcccctgcagtgccctcCGGGCCCCGAGCCCGGCTGACGCCGCCGTCCGCAGACACCGAGATCGACTGGCAGGCCTACATGCAGGAGGTGGAGGGCTTCGCCAACGGCACCCGGGACTACGCGCAGCTGCGGGGCGACACCGGGCCGCTCGTGTGAGTGACGGGGCCCGCAGCGCTCCTTGCCCGCCGGCTCCCGGggccgcgggcccggcccctcactgctgctccccacagctACCCCGCCGGCTTCGTTTACATCTTCCTGGGGCTGTACCACGCCACGGGCCGCGGCTCCGACATCCGCCTGGCGCAGTACCTCTTCGCCGGCCTCTACCTCCTCAACCTGCTGCTCGTCTTCCGCATCTACTGCCGAACCAACAAGGTACCCTGAGGCCagggctcctgccctgcagggctctgctgagccCTCACCCCGGCAGGACAGCCCCAGGCTCGGGGCTGGGGTGTggaggagctcagcagcagcagcaggcagtccaggacaggctgctggtGACCCTCTTGTGTTTCTGTCCCCTGCAAGGTCCCTCCGTATGTTTTCTTCTTCATGTGCTGCGCCTCATACCGCATCCACTCCATCTTTGTGCTGCGGCTCTTTAATGACCCTGTGGCCATGGCCATCCTCTTCCTCGCCATCAACCTCTTCCTGGAGGAGCGCTGGTCCTGGGGCTGCCTCCTCTtcaggtgaggggctgggagctgctgggtgctgggtgCGAgagccagctcagccccaggggctgcctggCCTCCCGTGTGGGCTCCGCAGTGGTAATGCAGcttcctgctcagcctggctgtgtcCGTGAAGATGAACATCCTGCTCTTCGCCCCTGGGCTCCtctttctgctcctgcagcGGTTTGGTCTCCTGGGCTGTATCCCCAAGCTCTGCatctgtgccctgctccaggtgGGTCCCTGTTTGTGccagtgcagcagcagggaatagtgggctgccctgccaggctgcagagccGTGGGTGGAAACAGTGGGACCAGCATCTGTGGCCTCTCACAGCAAGCTGGCGTTGACAAATAATGTAACTCATGTGACTTTCATCTTGGGCTGACTGTCCCTGTCACCACACGTGGCACTGGGCTTCTCAGGAAGTAGCTGGGCTAACAGTGACCTGGTGCAGGGCTCTGTGATGGTGCTGGTGTGTCCCTGGCAGGTGGTGCTGGGCCTGCCCTTCCTGCTGGTGAACCCCGTGGGGTACCTGACCCGCTCCTTTGACCTGGGCCGCCAGTTCCAGTTTAAATGGACGGTGAACTGGCGCTTCCTCCCAGAAGAGGTTTTCCAGAATCGAGTCTTccatgctgctctgctcctggctcaccTGGCAGGCCTGGGGCTCTTTGCACTGCACCGGTGGCACAGGTGAGACCTGGGGTTCCCCATGGGTGTTGATCCCTGCAATCCCATGTGCAGGATTCAGATCCGTGACTCCACtgcccctgcagtgctacagtCCTGGGATTGCAGGTGTGAGTTGGAGGGCAGTTACTGTTCTCTTTTGGGGAATGTAAGGCCCAGGCATTGTGGCtcacaggggaacactggggtgGGAGAGACTTTCAGCAGCTGAGATCAAtgtttgttcttccctctcAGTTCCAAAGAGAGCATCCTGACTCTGTTGAAGGATCCTGCCAAAAGGAAACCCGCATCCCCTCGCTTGACTGTGAACAATATCCTTTGGCAGGATGGGCAgcaaggagagagggagaaggcagggcagggacaaacCTGGCTGGGTCCCAGGTCGTGCAGTGCTGCTATaccagcctgccctgggcaaaggagctgtgctggggagctgttGTGGGACCACACCTCCAGCCTGCTGTGTTTGCCCCCTTAATGCCAGTGCATGGATTGTCTTCATCCTCTTCTCCTCCAACTTCCTGGGTGTCTGCTGCAGCCGCTCCCTGCACTACCAGTTCTACGTCTGGTATTTCCACACTCTGCCCTACTTGCTGTGGTGCACCCCAACCACCAAGCTCGCCCACATGCCCAAGTAcgtgctggcagggaggggagcacCCACCTGCTGGGGGTCTGGGGGCGTGGGTGGCTGCTGTGTCCCCCAGGCTGACCCCCAGCCTTCCCCCTGcacagggtgctgctgctgggcgtGATCGAGCTCTGCTGGAACACCTACCCCTCCACAGTCTGCAGCTCCCTCTCCCTGCACGTCTGCCATGGACTcatcctgctccagctctggtaCGGCACAGCCCCCACGCCAGTGTCACACGCCCCTCCACAGAGCAGGAA
This region includes:
- the ALG3 gene encoding dol-P-Man:Man(5)GlcNAc(2)-PP-Dol alpha-1,3-mannosyltransferase, producing MAAGRGAAALRRAWRERRAALLEPRYTPLVAACLCLAEGGVNLWVIRRVPYTEIDWQAYMQEVEGFANGTRDYAQLRGDTGPLVYPAGFVYIFLGLYHATGRGSDIRLAQYLFAGLYLLNLLLVFRIYCRTNKVPPYVFFFMCCASYRIHSIFVLRLFNDPVAMAILFLAINLFLEERWSWGCLLFSLAVSVKMNILLFAPGLLFLLLQRFGLLGCIPKLCICALLQVVLGLPFLLVNPVGYLTRSFDLGRQFQFKWTVNWRFLPEEVFQNRVFHAALLLAHLAGLGLFALHRWHSSKESILTLLKDPAKRKPASPRLTVNRIVFILFSSNFLGVCCSRSLHYQFYVWYFHTLPYLLWCTPTTKLAHMPKVLLLGVIELCWNTYPSTVCSSLSLHVCHGLILLQLWYGTAPTPVSHAPPQSRKPTAVSKKAQ
- the LOC135278562 gene encoding EEF1A lysine methyltransferase 4-like, producing RRTWGAGGTWRPVLPPRSPAWSGGARPPRPPRYGRRRFWDTLYRREGAETREWLGGLSRFLPQLEPELRPGDRILVLGCGNSALSHDLHELGYTDVTSIDFSPACIAAMRARHARCPGLRWAVMDIRALAFPDASFDVVLEKGTLDVLMVEETDPWRVSPQAAAAMRRALAEVRGEGAEGGPRPPWGGGRC